A window from Primulina eburnea isolate SZY01 chromosome 2, ASM2296580v1, whole genome shotgun sequence encodes these proteins:
- the LOC140823899 gene encoding uncharacterized protein, with amino-acid sequence MPLTRFVGDALGVVTICLVALLFLLGLFCIVYSFYFRNRIRDQSLVQLSYFSGPWIIRITFIFFAVWWGIGEIIRSKLLRRNGRVLNALSLRWQENICKCYIVSNLGFAEPCLFLTLIFLLRASLQRSGTLSRQWNVKTAGYVLLYCFPMFILQLVVILIEPEYKKHKNSKLPSYFIRTAAGINNSDVILCTYPLLSTIFLGLFAVILTAYLFCLGRRILHLVINKRLQKRVYTLIFSISIFFSLRVILLSLSVLSGPETLMYDALAFLAFLSLLCCACVGIYMLVYLPVADSLSLRRRKNEYNDTISLIANQTPVGVSKVGSPARDSAASANRGSISFRTMEIEASGADFVELSLFTSTPPCSPRRIGWPMIPTAQGLGHYIAETSPGR; translated from the coding sequence ATGCCCCTGACGAGATTTGTTGGTGATGCACTTGGTGTCGTGACGATTTGTCTTGTTGCTCTATTATTCCTTCTAGGTTTGTTTTGCATTGTATATTCCTTTTACTTCCGGAATCGGATTCGCGATCAAAGCCTTGTTCAGCTCAGTTATTTTAGTGGTCCTTGGATTATCAGAATCACATTCATCTTTTTTGCTGTCTGGTGGGGTATTGGTGAGATTATTAGGTCGAAACTGTTGAGGCGCAACGGACGAGTCTTGAATGCCCTAAGTTTGAGATGGCAGGAAAATATTTGCAAATGTTACATCGTATCAAACCTGGGATTTGCAGAACCATGCCTGTTTCTCACCCTCATTTTCCTTCTTCGTGCATCTTTACAGAGATCTGGAACGTTAAGCAGGCAGTGGAACGTAAAAACAGCTGGATATGTTCTTCTGTATTGCTTCCCCATGTTCATTCTTCAGCTTGTAGTTATTCTAATCGAACCCGAGTATAAGAAGCACAAAAATTCCAAACTACCTTCTTATTTCATCAGAACCGCGGCTGGAATAAACAACAGTGATGTTATCCTCTGCACTTACCCTCTGTTGAGTACCATATTTCTTGGTCTTTTTGCCGTCATACTAACTGCCTACTTGTTCTGCCTTGGTAGGCGAATTCTTCATCTGGTCATCAATAAGCGTCTGCAAAAGAGAGTGTACACATTAATCTTTTcgatttctatttttttctcaTTAAGAGTCATTCTACTCAGTTTATCCGTCCTATCTGGGCCAGAAACGCTCATGTACGATGCCTTAGCCTTCCTAGCTTTTCTTTCCCTTTTATGTTGTGCCTGTGTGGGCATTTATATGCTCGTATACCTTCCTGTAGCCGACTCTCTATCTTTAAGGAGGAGAAAGAACGAGTATAACGATACTATATCTTTAATTGCTAATCAGACCCCTGTAGGAGTGAGTAAAGTGGGTAGCCCTGCAAGAGACTCGGCTGCTTCAGCAAATCGTGGGTCAATTTCTTTTCGCACAATGGAGATAGAGGCTTCGGGAGCAGATTTTGTGGAGCTGAGTCTCTTCACTTCGACTCCACCGTGTTCGCCTAGACGGATTGGCTGGCCGATGATCCCAACCGCTCAAGGCCTGGGGCACTATATTGCTGAAACTTCACCGGGACGCTGA